One Niabella beijingensis DNA window includes the following coding sequences:
- the bla gene encoding subclass B3 metallo-beta-lactamase translates to MKNKKAALLQTGILFLVLLIARVPVGAQQVREPDDVPANWSEPYPPFRIAGNLYYVGTRDLACYLVTTCKGNILINTGLRGSVALIKKSIETLGFRLQDTKILLTSQVHYDHVGAMAALKRLTGAQLMVNAADAPVLADGGRSDYAFGSDTALFEPVKPNRLLYDGDSIVLGDARLQLLHHPGHTKGSSSFLLDVKDKGKRYRVLIANMPSIVTEKKFADIPAYPGIAADYAHTLKALKDCRFDLWVAAHASQFDLEKKHPPHGNYNPAAFADKAGFDQALEELTRAYEKKMKEERSPVK, encoded by the coding sequence ATGAAAAACAAAAAAGCGGCTTTATTACAGACCGGCATTCTATTCTTAGTACTGTTGATCGCAAGGGTACCTGTCGGTGCACAACAGGTGCGGGAGCCTGACGATGTTCCGGCAAACTGGTCGGAGCCTTACCCGCCGTTCCGGATCGCCGGCAACCTGTATTATGTAGGTACGCGCGATCTGGCCTGCTACCTGGTCACCACCTGCAAAGGAAATATCCTGATCAATACCGGGCTGCGCGGATCTGTTGCCCTGATCAAAAAGAGCATCGAAACATTGGGCTTCCGGTTGCAGGATACAAAAATATTATTGACCTCGCAGGTCCATTACGATCATGTGGGTGCCATGGCGGCCCTGAAGCGCCTGACGGGCGCGCAACTGATGGTGAATGCAGCAGATGCCCCGGTACTTGCTGACGGCGGCAGGTCGGATTATGCGTTTGGCAGCGACACAGCGCTCTTTGAACCCGTAAAACCCAACCGGCTGTTGTATGACGGCGATTCCATTGTGCTGGGGGATGCCCGGTTGCAGCTGCTGCATCATCCGGGGCATACAAAGGGATCGAGCAGCTTTCTCCTGGATGTAAAAGACAAGGGGAAAAGGTACCGGGTACTGATCGCCAATATGCCATCGATCGTTACGGAAAAAAAGTTTGCTGATATCCCTGCTTACCCCGGGATAGCGGCCGACTATGCGCATACACTGAAGGCATTAAAGGATTGCCGTTTTGATCTCTGGGTGGCTGCGCATGCCAGTCAGTTCGACCTGGAAAAAAAGCATCCGCCACACGGTAACTACAACCCGGCTGCTTTTGCCGACAAGGCGGGCTTTGACCAGGCACTGGAGGAACTGACCCGTGCCTATGAGAAAAAGATGAAAGAGGAGCGGTCCCCGGTTAAATAA
- a CDS encoding Tex family protein, whose product MEVKYIQQIAIDLNLPVKQVGNVEQLHAEGATIPFISRYRKEATGNMDEVQVGQVIDKIRYYDELEKRKETVLKTIEAAGKLTPELKKRIEDGISATELEDIYLPYKPKRKTKASVAIEKGLEPLADLLFAQGAVIPEEVAASYLNDQVNDTAAALQGARDIIAERVAESEQARTLVRSMFADSAGVSARVLTSKKEEADAQKYRDYFDFKEPLSKCPSHRILAIRRGEKEGFLIMDISIEKDSAIGGLKKEIITASGPAADQVALAIEDAYVRLLKPAIETEFRMNSKTSADEEAIHVFAENLRQLLLASPLGHKRVLAIDPGFRTGCKVVCLDESGVFLKYETIFPHAPQNDWQGAAEALKRLVRQYDIEAIGYGNGTASKETEKLVRGIDFGKPVSVFMVNESGASIYSASEVAREEFPDEDVTVRGAISIGRRLLDPLSELVKIDAKSIGVGQYQHDVNQNRLKDSLDQVVQSCVNYVGVDVNTASKHLLMYVSGLTATTAKNIVEYRTKNGAFKSRAELLKVSMLGPKAYEQCAGFLRIPNAINPLDNSAVHPESYAVVETMAGNLHCSVQELISKPELRKTIKARDFVTETAGQYTIEDILKELEKPGRDPREGIEEFRFAEGLAAIGDLKPGMKVPGIVTNITNFGAFVDVGVKQDGLVHVSHLANKFVSDPNTVVKLNQKVMVTVLEVDEARKRISLSMKDENSGEGRTRTSGARQQQPKASAAKNSFQSSLDALRKKFAD is encoded by the coding sequence ATGGAAGTAAAATATATACAACAGATTGCCATAGACCTGAATCTTCCGGTAAAACAGGTCGGCAACGTGGAACAATTGCATGCCGAAGGCGCCACCATACCTTTTATCAGCCGCTACCGGAAAGAGGCAACAGGTAATATGGATGAAGTGCAGGTAGGGCAGGTGATCGACAAGATCCGGTATTATGATGAACTGGAGAAGCGCAAGGAAACCGTGCTGAAAACCATTGAAGCGGCCGGTAAATTAACACCGGAGCTGAAGAAAAGGATCGAGGACGGTATCAGCGCCACAGAGCTGGAAGACATCTATCTGCCTTACAAACCGAAACGTAAAACAAAGGCTTCGGTGGCTATTGAAAAAGGACTGGAACCCCTGGCCGATCTGTTGTTCGCCCAGGGAGCGGTGATACCGGAAGAAGTGGCCGCGTCCTACCTCAACGACCAGGTAAACGATACCGCTGCCGCCCTGCAGGGCGCAAGAGATATCATTGCGGAGCGCGTTGCCGAAAGTGAACAGGCCCGTACGCTTGTCCGTTCGATGTTCGCAGACTCCGCCGGGGTATCCGCAAGAGTACTTACATCAAAAAAAGAAGAGGCAGACGCCCAGAAATACCGTGATTATTTTGATTTTAAAGAACCACTTTCCAAATGTCCCTCCCACCGGATCCTCGCGATCCGCCGTGGTGAAAAAGAAGGTTTCCTGATCATGGATATTTCCATTGAAAAGGACTCGGCGATCGGAGGACTGAAAAAAGAGATCATTACGGCTTCCGGTCCGGCTGCCGACCAGGTGGCCCTGGCGATCGAAGACGCTTATGTCCGTTTGCTGAAGCCGGCTATTGAAACGGAGTTCCGGATGAACAGTAAGACCAGTGCCGACGAGGAGGCCATCCATGTTTTTGCCGAAAACCTGCGGCAGCTCTTACTGGCATCGCCGCTCGGACATAAACGTGTGCTGGCCATTGATCCCGGTTTCCGTACAGGCTGTAAAGTGGTATGCCTGGATGAAAGCGGCGTTTTTCTGAAGTACGAGACCATATTTCCGCATGCGCCCCAGAATGACTGGCAGGGAGCTGCAGAAGCGCTGAAGCGGCTGGTACGCCAGTATGATATTGAAGCCATCGGTTACGGAAACGGAACGGCCAGTAAGGAAACGGAAAAGCTGGTGCGGGGGATTGATTTCGGAAAGCCGGTTTCCGTGTTTATGGTAAATGAAAGCGGCGCTTCCATCTACTCCGCCAGCGAAGTGGCACGTGAAGAATTCCCGGATGAGGATGTTACGGTGCGCGGCGCCATCAGCATCGGTCGCCGCCTGCTGGACCCGCTGAGTGAGCTCGTTAAGATCGATGCCAAAAGCATCGGCGTGGGCCAGTATCAGCATGATGTCAATCAGAACCGTTTAAAAGACAGTCTGGACCAGGTGGTGCAAAGCTGTGTGAACTATGTGGGTGTGGATGTGAATACCGCCAGTAAGCATTTGCTGATGTATGTTTCGGGATTGACTGCTACCACAGCGAAGAACATTGTGGAATACCGTACGAAGAATGGTGCTTTTAAAAGCAGGGCAGAGCTGCTGAAGGTTTCGATGCTGGGGCCCAAAGCCTATGAGCAATGTGCGGGGTTCCTGCGGATACCCAATGCGATCAATCCGCTGGATAATTCAGCAGTGCACCCGGAAAGTTATGCAGTAGTGGAAACGATGGCCGGTAACCTGCATTGCTCCGTTCAGGAGCTGATCTCAAAACCAGAGCTGCGCAAAACCATAAAGGCACGGGACTTTGTTACGGAAACAGCGGGACAATATACGATCGAGGATATTTTGAAGGAGCTGGAGAAGCCCGGGCGTGATCCGCGGGAAGGGATCGAAGAATTCCGCTTTGCGGAAGGACTGGCGGCTATCGGGGATCTGAAACCAGGCATGAAAGTACCAGGTATCGTAACCAATATTACCAACTTCGGCGCCTTTGTGGATGTGGGGGTAAAACAGGATGGACTGGTGCATGTGTCGCACCTGGCCAACAAATTTGTCAGCGATCCGAATACCGTTGTGAAGCTCAATCAGAAGGTAATGGTAACAGTACTGGAGGTGGATGAGGCCCGCAAGCGGATCTCCCTGAGCATGAAGGATGAAAATTCCGGAGAAGGAAGAACAAGAACATCCGGAGCCCGGCAACAGCAGCCAAAGGCATCTGCAGCGAAGAACAGCTTTCAGTCAAGCCTGGATGCCCTCCGGAAAAAATTTGCGGACTGA
- the trxB gene encoding thioredoxin-disulfide reductase, which yields MTQETGAERVKCLIIGSGPAGYTAAVYASRANLSPVLYQGIQPGGQLTITTEVENYPGYPDGIQGPEMMIDFEKQAKRMGADIRFGIATKVDFSGLPHKVWIDDEKLIEADAVIISTGASAKWLGLSSEERLNGFGVSACAVCDGFFFRGKEVAIVGAGDTAAEEALYLSKLCTTVHMLVRKSEMRASKVMQDRVFKTPNIIVYFNTETEEVLGDKTVSGVRVKNNQTGATQEIPVSGFFVAIGHEPNSAIFKDFLDMDEAGYIKTIPGTSKTNVEGVFASGDVQDKIYRQAVTAAGSGCMAALDAERYLGEKGIH from the coding sequence ATGACACAGGAAACAGGAGCAGAAAGAGTTAAATGTTTAATTATAGGTTCGGGACCGGCGGGGTATACGGCGGCAGTTTATGCCTCCCGCGCTAATCTCAGTCCCGTTTTATACCAGGGGATCCAACCGGGAGGACAGCTGACCATTACTACTGAAGTGGAAAACTACCCCGGTTATCCGGACGGGATCCAGGGGCCGGAAATGATGATCGACTTTGAAAAACAGGCAAAAAGAATGGGAGCGGATATCCGTTTCGGGATCGCTACTAAAGTTGATTTTTCAGGTCTTCCGCATAAGGTCTGGATCGACGATGAAAAACTGATCGAGGCCGATGCCGTTATCATCTCAACCGGGGCCTCGGCCAAATGGCTGGGCCTGTCCAGCGAAGAGCGCCTGAATGGCTTTGGGGTGAGTGCCTGTGCCGTTTGTGATGGCTTCTTCTTCCGTGGTAAGGAGGTGGCGATTGTAGGCGCCGGGGATACGGCTGCTGAAGAAGCCCTGTACCTCTCAAAGCTTTGTACCACCGTGCACATGCTGGTGCGCAAAAGCGAGATGCGGGCCTCAAAAGTAATGCAGGACCGGGTTTTTAAAACGCCCAATATCATCGTGTACTTTAATACAGAAACCGAAGAAGTGCTGGGGGATAAGACGGTGAGCGGGGTACGGGTAAAGAATAACCAGACCGGTGCCACGCAGGAAATTCCGGTGAGCGGGTTTTTTGTGGCGATCGGGCATGAGCCCAATTCTGCGATCTTTAAAGATTTTCTGGATATGGATGAAGCCGGCTATATAAAGACCATCCCGGGTACCTCCAAAACCAATGTAGAAGGGGTTTTTGCTTCAGGTGATGTACAGGATAAGATCTACCGGCAGGCGGTTACAGCTGCCGGCAGCGGTTGTATGGCCGCACTGGATGCAGAACGCTACCTGGGAGAAAAAGGGATCCATTAA
- a CDS encoding TetR/AcrR family transcriptional regulator encodes MDTREKILQAALALYNQQGIRTITTRHIAAHLNISPGNLHYHFKHTDDIIRSLYGKLAEAFDAELQKTAALETVDMDTIGELSVRSFRLVFRYRFLFLHFVEIAWRIPWIREHYHGLTQRRTREFIRIFRRMIRSGVFRQDLPDKIWPALVKQLFIVADFWLSNNELTERLSEKKAMVAYKKTFYMMFLPFLNP; translated from the coding sequence ATGGATACCAGGGAAAAAATATTGCAGGCTGCCCTTGCATTGTACAACCAGCAGGGCATCCGCACCATTACGACACGGCATATAGCGGCACATCTTAACATAAGTCCGGGCAACCTCCATTATCATTTCAAGCATACGGATGATATCATCCGGTCGCTTTACGGGAAACTGGCGGAAGCATTTGATGCCGAGCTGCAAAAAACAGCAGCCCTGGAAACGGTGGATATGGATACGATCGGGGAACTGTCGGTCCGTTCCTTCCGGCTGGTGTTCCGCTACCGGTTCCTGTTCCTGCATTTTGTGGAGATCGCCTGGCGTATTCCATGGATCCGGGAGCATTACCATGGCCTGACCCAACGCAGGACCCGGGAGTTTATCCGGATCTTCCGGCGGATGATCCGGAGCGGGGTGTTCCGGCAGGATCTTCCGGATAAGATCTGGCCGGCCCTGGTGAAGCAGCTTTTTATCGTGGCCGACTTCTGGCTTTCAAATAACGAACTGACGGAACGGCTGTCGGAAAAAAAAGCAATGGTGGCATATAAAAAGACCTTTTACATGATGTTCCTTCCTTTTCTGAACCCTTAA
- a CDS encoding bifunctional riboflavin kinase/FAD synthetase — protein sequence MQIHRNIEALPGFRNAVITIGTFDGVHEGHRKVIRQLTTQARAVDGESVIITFHPHPRKVVNSSILGLRLINTLAERIELLEALGIDHLVIIPFTEVFANQLPEDYLCDFLIEKFKPHTIIIGYDHRFGRDRTGDYKLLESLQQKYGYALQEIPKHILDNISISSTKIRAAILKGDTATTNHLLGYEFFFEGEVVHGDKLGRELGYPTANLKILDEEKIIPGNGIYAVYTSLPGYPRRFKGMMSIGLRPTVNGTKRTVEVNIFDFDSSIYGQTLRVYVKQFLREEVKFDSLEALVKQIDQDKTDSLAIL from the coding sequence ATGCAAATTCACAGGAATATTGAGGCGTTACCGGGTTTTAGGAACGCCGTCATTACCATCGGCACCTTCGATGGTGTGCACGAGGGGCACCGGAAAGTGATCCGCCAGCTGACCACACAGGCCAGGGCCGTAGACGGGGAATCTGTCATCATTACCTTCCACCCCCATCCGAGAAAGGTGGTCAACTCGTCCATACTGGGACTGCGCCTGATCAATACCCTTGCAGAACGCATCGAACTGCTGGAAGCGCTGGGCATCGATCACTTGGTGATCATTCCGTTCACCGAAGTGTTTGCCAACCAGCTTCCGGAAGACTATCTCTGCGATTTTCTGATCGAGAAATTCAAACCGCACACCATCATTATCGGATACGATCACCGCTTTGGCCGTGACCGGACGGGCGATTATAAACTACTTGAATCCCTGCAGCAGAAGTACGGGTACGCCCTGCAGGAAATACCCAAGCACATCCTGGACAATATTTCGATCAGCTCCACTAAAATAAGAGCGGCCATATTAAAAGGCGATACCGCCACTACCAATCACCTGCTGGGGTATGAATTCTTTTTTGAAGGAGAAGTGGTACATGGCGACAAACTGGGGCGGGAATTGGGTTATCCTACTGCCAATTTAAAGATCCTGGATGAAGAAAAGATCATACCCGGGAATGGCATCTATGCGGTGTATACTTCCCTTCCGGGATATCCCCGCCGTTTCAAAGGCATGATGAGCATCGGGCTGCGCCCCACTGTTAACGGCACCAAACGCACGGTGGAGGTGAATATCTTTGATTTCGACAGCTCGATCTACGGACAAACGCTGCGGGTATATGTAAAACAATTCCTGCGTGAAGAAGTAAAATTTGATTCCCTGGAAGCGTTGGTAAAACAAATTGACCAGGACAAAACAGACAGTCTTGCTATATTGTAA
- the eco gene encoding serine protease inhibitor ecotin codes for MKRIQLAGFVCFMMAFVSCSTTKKSVSSMKTNEEAHQQLQHFPKEKKGYKRYVIELPAQKEEAADLKLELIAGKVMPADCNTRSLNGRMEEKELKGWGYNYYEFSTNGTVVSTMMACPDSKKTEKFIAARSELIRYNSKLPVVVFVPEGYTLKYRIWNAGNAAEAPVN; via the coding sequence ATGAAAAGAATTCAATTGGCAGGTTTTGTATGTTTCATGATGGCATTCGTGTCCTGCAGCACTACCAAAAAATCAGTAAGTTCCATGAAAACCAACGAAGAAGCGCATCAGCAGTTACAGCATTTCCCGAAGGAAAAAAAGGGATACAAACGGTATGTGATTGAGCTTCCGGCACAAAAAGAGGAAGCCGCTGATCTGAAACTGGAGCTCATCGCCGGTAAAGTGATGCCGGCAGATTGCAATACCCGCTCCCTGAACGGACGCATGGAAGAAAAAGAACTGAAAGGATGGGGCTATAATTATTACGAATTTTCAACGAACGGGACGGTTGTATCAACTATGATGGCCTGTCCGGACAGCAAAAAAACCGAAAAATTTATCGCAGCCCGCTCTGAACTCATCCGCTACAACAGCAAGTTGCCGGTAGTGGTCTTTGTTCCGGAGGGGTATACCCTGAAATACCGGATCTGGAATGCCGGCAATGCCGCAGAAGCACCGGTGAATTAA
- a CDS encoding sterol desaturase family protein, with protein sequence MQLNFIALAVPLFLFFMALEYRYALKKNKEVFHWKESIANLNVGIAERLCDLLTSGSFYIVFSWIHSNFGLFDIKPTLLNWILLFLATDLVWYWYHRFGHVVNLFWSAHVVHHQSDDFNYTVSARITVFQSVLRGLFWSILPLIGFPPDMTTILLLIHGAYPFFTHTQMIGKLGWIEYVFVTPSHHRVHHSSNPEYLDKNYGDVLIIWDKFFGTFKAEAATPVYGLTKPLNSHSFLWQHFHFLLELSVAVKREKGWRRKLKLLFGKPNAVDASIRPVLERKLQRKSIPMEPSVRLLRTISLQTTFTLTILFFTILFSHYLQPLQLGITAIFIFLSVIATGAMLEQKQWVFPLEYFRIVLLCLFLYITFPNKYVAAGCTNLLLILLLFYQSLKARYYSLYPAH encoded by the coding sequence ATGCAGCTGAATTTTATTGCACTGGCCGTGCCTCTATTCCTGTTTTTTATGGCCCTGGAATACCGGTATGCGCTGAAAAAGAACAAAGAAGTATTTCACTGGAAAGAGTCCATTGCCAATTTAAACGTGGGTATCGCAGAACGCCTTTGTGACCTGCTTACCTCGGGTTCTTTTTATATTGTCTTTTCCTGGATCCACAGCAATTTCGGGCTTTTTGATATTAAGCCCACCCTGCTGAACTGGATCCTGCTTTTTCTTGCCACAGACCTGGTATGGTACTGGTACCACCGCTTCGGGCATGTGGTCAATTTATTCTGGAGTGCACATGTAGTACATCATCAGAGTGATGATTTTAACTACACGGTATCGGCCCGCATTACGGTGTTCCAATCCGTACTGCGCGGGCTTTTCTGGAGCATTCTGCCGCTGATCGGTTTTCCCCCGGACATGACCACCATCCTGTTACTGATCCATGGGGCTTATCCTTTTTTTACGCATACGCAGATGATCGGCAAACTCGGCTGGATCGAATATGTATTTGTAACGCCCTCCCATCATCGCGTTCATCACAGCAGCAACCCGGAGTACCTCGATAAAAATTACGGGGATGTACTGATCATATGGGACAAATTTTTCGGCACCTTTAAAGCGGAAGCTGCAACGCCGGTTTATGGTCTTACAAAACCCCTCAACAGCCATAGCTTTCTCTGGCAGCATTTTCATTTTTTACTGGAACTGTCTGTTGCCGTAAAAAGAGAAAAAGGATGGCGGCGTAAACTGAAACTGCTTTTTGGGAAACCCAATGCTGTGGATGCATCCATACGTCCAGTGCTGGAACGCAAGCTGCAGCGTAAAAGCATACCGATGGAGCCTTCGGTGCGGCTGCTGCGGACCATTTCCCTGCAAACCACTTTTACATTGACGATCCTGTTCTTTACCATCCTGTTCTCCCATTACCTGCAGCCCCTGCAACTGGGCATTACGGCAATATTTATCTTTCTCAGTGTGATCGCCACGGGTGCCATGCTGGAACAAAAGCAATGGGTATTCCCGCTTGAATATTTCCGTATCGTACTACTTTGTCTTTTTCTATACATTACCTTTCCCAATAAATATGTGGCCGCCGGCTGTACCAACCTGCTGCTGATCCTGCTGCTGTTTTACCAGAGTTTAAAAGCCCGTTATTATTCGCTGTACCCGGCGCACTGA
- the folB gene encoding dihydroneopterin aldolase: MAQLITIHLEQLRFFAYHGLYKEERKTGNAFEMNVEISFPKNEGIIAHLNETLNYASVYALVKDEMQRPRELLETFLTELAETLKETFPEISRIRMSLYKLTVPIEGFTGKIGVALERDF, encoded by the coding sequence ATGGCGCAACTGATCACGATCCACCTGGAACAGCTCCGTTTTTTTGCCTACCATGGCTTATACAAGGAGGAACGAAAAACAGGGAATGCATTTGAAATGAACGTGGAAATTTCCTTTCCAAAAAACGAAGGCATTATTGCACACCTTAATGAAACCCTCAACTATGCTTCCGTGTATGCACTGGTAAAGGATGAGATGCAACGCCCCCGGGAACTGCTGGAAACATTTCTTACCGAACTGGCTGAGACATTAAAAGAGACTTTCCCGGAGATCTCTCGGATCAGAATGAGCTTATACAAACTTACGGTTCCCATAGAAGGATTTACCGGAAAGATCGGTGTGGCGCTGGAGCGCGATTTCTAG
- a CDS encoding cytidine deaminase, whose translation MKEKKFQFSYKVVADATGLAEADAALLQLARKTTKKAYAPYSKFNVACAAKLANGKTVVGSNQENASYPVGICAERALLATVGTQYTDEPILTLAVTYHSLNGDSSHPISPCGMCRQALSEYEKRSGTPIRLLLSGMEGPVYIISTIKDLLPLAFSEEDLG comes from the coding sequence ATGAAGGAAAAGAAGTTTCAGTTCTCATATAAGGTAGTAGCAGACGCCACCGGACTGGCGGAAGCCGATGCCGCATTATTGCAGCTGGCCCGTAAAACCACCAAAAAGGCCTATGCCCCTTATTCAAAATTTAATGTGGCCTGTGCGGCAAAACTGGCCAATGGAAAAACGGTGGTGGGTTCCAACCAGGAGAACGCTTCCTATCCCGTCGGCATCTGCGCAGAACGGGCCTTACTGGCCACTGTCGGCACCCAATATACGGATGAACCGATCCTGACACTGGCAGTCACCTATCATTCGCTCAACGGCGATAGCAGCCATCCTATCTCTCCCTGTGGCATGTGCCGCCAGGCCTTATCTGAATATGAAAAACGGTCCGGCACACCCATCCGTCTTTTATTATCCGGCATGGAAGGGCCGGTCTATATCATCAGCACGATCAAAGACCTGCTGCCACTGGCGTTCAGTGAAGAAGACCTGGGCTGA
- a CDS encoding AIR synthase related protein produces MSLYSKRGVSAQKEEVHAATEKLDKGLYEKAFCKIYPDVLVGDPDWVNVMHADGAGTKSILAYLYWKETGDASIWSGIAQDAIVMNLDDLLCVGIYDQLAFSSTIDRNKTVIPAEVLVEVINGSQAFFDTMRDFGIHITYMGGETADVGDVVRTIAVNGTMTARWPKNKLITNEKIQAGNVIVGLASSGQARYETEYNSGLASNGLTSARHDVLKKDYAKKYPETFEPGLQDEVVYIGPHGITDPIEINGTGTTIGKLLLSPTRTFAPVLKVLLQEHFESINGLIHCSGGGQTKCLKYVPDQVKIIKDNLFASPAIFDIIQKASGADAGEMYQVFNMGTRMEIYTNEKDAGTLIGVAQSFGVEAQVIGRVEAADQQSLEIHTGSGIIRFPQ; encoded by the coding sequence ATGTCGTTGTATTCCAAAAGAGGTGTTTCTGCGCAGAAGGAGGAGGTACATGCCGCCACCGAAAAGCTGGATAAAGGCCTTTATGAGAAAGCTTTTTGTAAAATTTACCCGGATGTGCTGGTGGGAGACCCGGATTGGGTGAATGTAATGCATGCGGACGGGGCCGGAACAAAGAGCATCCTGGCCTACCTGTACTGGAAAGAGACCGGTGATGCCAGCATCTGGAGCGGTATTGCACAGGATGCCATTGTAATGAACCTGGATGATCTTCTATGTGTGGGGATTTATGATCAACTGGCCTTTTCCTCCACGATCGACCGTAATAAGACCGTTATCCCTGCTGAAGTGCTGGTAGAAGTGATCAATGGCAGCCAGGCCTTTTTTGATACCATGCGGGACTTTGGTATTCATATTACCTATATGGGCGGTGAAACAGCAGATGTGGGGGATGTGGTACGCACCATTGCCGTAAACGGCACCATGACCGCCCGCTGGCCGAAGAATAAACTGATCACCAACGAGAAAATACAAGCCGGCAATGTAATAGTAGGCCTGGCATCATCCGGGCAGGCCCGATACGAAACAGAATACAACAGCGGACTGGCCAGTAACGGGCTCACCAGTGCGCGGCATGATGTATTGAAAAAAGACTATGCAAAAAAATATCCCGAGACCTTTGAACCCGGATTGCAGGATGAAGTGGTCTACATCGGACCGCATGGTATCACCGATCCGATCGAAATAAACGGAACTGGCACTACCATCGGGAAATTATTGCTGAGTCCCACCCGCACTTTTGCCCCGGTGCTGAAGGTATTGCTGCAGGAGCATTTTGAGTCGATCAACGGGCTTATTCATTGCAGCGGCGGCGGGCAGACCAAATGCCTGAAATATGTACCGGACCAGGTGAAAATTATCAAAGACAACCTGTTTGCGTCACCGGCAATTTTTGATATCATCCAAAAGGCCAGCGGGGCGGATGCCGGGGAAATGTACCAGGTGTTCAATATGGGTACCCGTATGGAAATTTATACAAATGAGAAGGATGCCGGGACCCTGATCGGAGTGGCGCAGTCCTTCGGTGTGGAGGCGCAGGTGATCGGAAGGGTGGAAGCAGCTGACCAGCAAAGCCTGGAGATCCATACCGGTAGCGGTATCATCCGCTTTCCGCAATAG